A stretch of Candidatus Eremiobacteraceae bacterium DNA encodes these proteins:
- a CDS encoding glycosyltransferase — protein MSARRLTIGMFTDSYRPEINGVVTSIAGTVDSLRRRGHRVVVFAPAHDSIDDRDPDVFRFRSVPFPFYQQIRMAFPLPAALMLSLPQMPFDLVHTHSLFFVGCLGAFLAQRRSIPLVFTYHTRWTEYAHYLPLSSGVTKAQAVWISREFCNRCSEVVTPTEQIGHVLREYGVHRPITVIPTGVDLDAFRGGSPDAAALRSAASGPLVLYAGRLGKEKNVSLVIDAFAIVAASLPQARLAIAGVGPHESKLRAQAAALDCASRIEFVGALDKPDLGSYYQAADAFAFASTTETQGLVLVEAMAHGLPVAAVDCPVSREVVPADAGALAAEDPSSLADAILSLLRAGDAERSRLRAAARRAALPYSIDRLTDQMESLYARCIDERTAHTADA, from the coding sequence TTGAGCGCTCGCCGTCTCACGATCGGCATGTTCACCGACTCGTACCGGCCGGAGATCAACGGCGTCGTGACGTCGATCGCGGGCACCGTCGACAGCCTGCGTCGCCGAGGACACCGCGTCGTCGTCTTCGCCCCGGCGCACGACAGCATCGACGACCGCGATCCCGACGTCTTCCGTTTCCGCTCCGTTCCGTTCCCGTTCTACCAGCAGATCCGCATGGCGTTTCCGCTGCCCGCCGCGCTCATGCTATCGCTGCCTCAGATGCCGTTCGACCTCGTCCACACGCACTCGCTCTTCTTCGTCGGCTGTCTTGGCGCGTTCTTGGCGCAGCGCCGGTCGATACCGCTCGTCTTCACCTACCACACGCGCTGGACGGAATACGCGCACTACCTGCCGCTGAGCAGCGGCGTGACGAAAGCGCAGGCGGTCTGGATCTCGCGCGAGTTCTGCAATCGCTGCAGCGAGGTCGTCACGCCGACGGAGCAGATCGGACACGTCTTGCGAGAATACGGCGTGCACCGCCCGATCACCGTGATCCCGACCGGCGTCGATCTCGACGCGTTCCGGGGCGGTTCGCCGGACGCCGCAGCGTTGCGATCGGCGGCGAGCGGACCGCTCGTCCTCTACGCCGGCCGGCTTGGGAAGGAGAAAAACGTCTCGCTCGTCATCGACGCATTCGCGATCGTCGCCGCGTCGCTGCCGCAAGCGCGTCTCGCCATCGCCGGCGTCGGCCCGCACGAGAGCAAGCTGCGCGCGCAGGCAGCCGCTCTCGATTGCGCTTCTCGCATCGAATTCGTCGGAGCGCTCGATAAGCCGGACCTCGGCAGCTACTACCAAGCCGCTGACGCCTTCGCATTCGCGTCGACGACGGAGACGCAGGGGCTCGTCCTCGTCGAGGCGATGGCGCATGGATTGCCGGTCGCTGCCGTCGACTGTCCGGTTTCGCGGGAAGTCGTGCCGGCTGACGCCGGCGCGCTCGCGGCGGAGGATCCGTCGTCGCTGGCCGACGCGATCCTGTCGCTGCTGCGCGCCGGGGACGCCGAGCGATCGCGTTTGCGCGCTGCCGCGCGACGAGCGGCATTGCCGTATTCCATCGACCGCCTCACCGATCAGATGGAATCGCTCTACGCCCGCTGCATCGACGAGCGCACCGCCCACACCGCCGATGCTTAG
- a CDS encoding phosphopentomutase has translation MSPAGPRAVVLVVDSGGIGAAPDHERFHDAADVDTLGNASRAAGRLALPTFERLGLGNIAKVAGVAPVTAPLASVGRLRERSAGKDTITGHWEMMGIVIRNAFPTYPNGFSPEVVERFEKIAGSKVLGNRAASGTQIIEELGAEHVRSGRPILYTSADSVFQVAAHEEVVPVETLWDWCARAREMLVAPDRVNRVIARPFIGEQGHYIRTANRRDYAVEPPSPSMLEILEDAGISTCGIGKIGDIFCCQGIAAGQRTADNDEGIARTIEWLDGDSGGFCFTNLNDFDSKYGHRRDADGYAKALIDLDGKLPRILDRLRTGDRLILTADHGCDPTASGTDHTREYSPLVDYRPGVTGAVLGDLESFAQVGARVLATFGVPVPGEAIVV, from the coding sequence GTGAGTCCAGCCGGGCCGCGCGCGGTCGTGCTCGTCGTCGATTCGGGAGGCATCGGCGCCGCACCGGATCACGAGCGCTTCCACGACGCGGCGGATGTCGACACGCTGGGCAACGCATCGCGGGCGGCGGGCCGCCTCGCGCTTCCGACGTTCGAACGTCTCGGACTGGGTAACATAGCGAAGGTGGCAGGTGTGGCGCCTGTTACGGCCCCGCTCGCATCGGTCGGACGTTTGCGCGAGCGCAGCGCAGGCAAAGACACGATCACCGGTCATTGGGAGATGATGGGCATCGTCATCCGCAACGCGTTCCCGACGTACCCGAACGGGTTTTCGCCTGAAGTCGTCGAGCGGTTCGAGAAGATCGCGGGCAGCAAAGTTCTTGGCAATCGGGCCGCGTCCGGCACGCAGATCATCGAAGAACTCGGCGCGGAACACGTGCGAAGCGGCCGGCCGATCCTCTACACGTCGGCGGACTCCGTCTTCCAAGTCGCGGCACACGAAGAAGTGGTGCCGGTCGAGACGCTGTGGGACTGGTGTGCACGCGCGCGAGAGATGCTCGTCGCGCCGGATCGAGTCAACAGAGTCATCGCACGGCCATTCATTGGCGAGCAAGGTCACTACATCAGGACCGCAAATCGCCGCGATTACGCCGTCGAGCCGCCGTCGCCGAGCATGCTGGAAATCCTCGAGGACGCCGGGATTTCGACGTGCGGCATCGGCAAGATCGGCGATATATTCTGCTGCCAGGGTATTGCGGCCGGTCAACGAACAGCCGACAACGACGAGGGCATCGCGCGCACCATCGAGTGGCTCGACGGCGACAGCGGCGGTTTTTGCTTCACGAATCTCAACGACTTCGACTCGAAGTACGGCCATCGCCGCGACGCTGACGGTTACGCGAAAGCCCTGATCGACCTCGACGGCAAACTGCCACGCATCTTGGATCGACTGAGGACAGGTGACCGCTTGATTCTCACGGCAGACCATGGCTGCGACCCGACCGCGTCGGGCACCGATCACACCCGAGAATACTCACCGCTTGTGGACTACCGGCCCGGCGTCACTGGCGCAGTGCTCGGCGACCTCGAGTCGTTCGCGCAAGTAGGCGCGCGCGTGCTCGCGACGTTCGGTGTGCCCGTGCCTGGGGAAGCGATCGTCGTATGA
- the whiA gene encoding DNA-binding protein WhiA — protein sequence MPALTSRYSGDAKDEIARVRFERSCCPGAFVRGASRFSNAGRSQIIVATERSAVARAALAAAKAAGIDAVADRTRTARLADRTMFTVRPAVPFSTATVPARSCCRRAWLRGAFLASGSVSDPARSYHLEFFCRRDDDARALCEALASVSVDAGISRRRGRPLAYVKGAESIADLLGQMGATQAVFALDNVRAVRQTKNDIRRRVNSESANAARAASSSARHREAAMRAIRSVGLSRLGPALAQAAQLRIAHPELTLAELAERARPRVTKAAMGYRMRALALIGKPARTRRGTAKHRQ from the coding sequence ATGCCGGCACTGACTTCCCGCTATTCAGGCGATGCGAAGGACGAGATCGCACGCGTCCGCTTCGAGCGGTCGTGCTGCCCCGGCGCGTTCGTCCGCGGCGCGTCGCGATTTTCGAACGCCGGTCGCTCGCAGATCATCGTCGCGACCGAGCGGAGCGCTGTCGCACGCGCCGCCCTCGCCGCGGCGAAAGCCGCCGGCATCGATGCCGTTGCGGATCGCACGCGCACGGCACGTCTGGCCGACCGAACGATGTTCACCGTACGTCCGGCGGTACCGTTTTCGACGGCGACGGTGCCCGCACGCAGCTGCTGCCGTCGCGCTTGGCTGCGCGGCGCATTTCTCGCGAGCGGATCGGTGTCGGATCCGGCGCGGTCCTATCATCTCGAGTTCTTCTGCCGTCGCGACGACGACGCGCGCGCGTTGTGCGAAGCGCTCGCGTCGGTATCCGTCGACGCTGGGATCAGCAGACGCCGCGGCAGACCGCTCGCTTACGTCAAGGGCGCCGAGAGCATCGCCGACCTTCTCGGCCAGATGGGCGCGACACAAGCGGTCTTCGCGCTCGACAACGTCCGCGCCGTGCGTCAGACGAAGAACGATATTCGTAGACGCGTGAACAGCGAGTCCGCCAACGCCGCTCGGGCTGCGTCATCAAGCGCGCGCCACCGCGAGGCGGCGATGCGAGCGATCCGATCGGTCGGCTTGTCGCGGCTCGGTCCGGCCTTGGCGCAAGCGGCACAACTCCGTATCGCGCATCCGGAGCTGACGCTCGCAGAGCTTGCCGAGCGCGCAAGACCGCGCGTGACCAAAGCGGCGATGGGCTATCGGATGCGTGCGCTCGCGCTGATCGGCAAGCCGGCGCGGACGCGCCGAGGCACTGCAAAACACAGGCAATAA
- a CDS encoding class I SAM-dependent methyltransferase has product MRSVLKSLYLKAFPVFERLGIHVTPVHHTQPVPDTRELGPRIWSEPSELVGIDMRESEQLKLLESFAARFKHEYGAIERVPSRDAPPRFYMENPFFGPVDAEILHCMIRSERPKRIIEIGSGFSTLLAKEALDLNARDGSPGRLDSYDPAPPPMLAPIAGERVSINVSRAEDIPLDTFDRLGSGDILFIDSTHVVRIGGDVCYELLEIVPRLRVGVLVHFHDIFMPAQYPKDLVMRERFFWTEQYLLQAFLAFNDSFRVLWGSSFMSSRHPDATGEAFPSFESGRGHVGGSLWLRRVS; this is encoded by the coding sequence ATGCGCTCGGTCTTGAAGTCGCTTTATCTGAAGGCCTTTCCGGTATTCGAGCGGCTCGGCATCCACGTGACGCCGGTCCACCACACGCAACCCGTTCCGGACACGCGCGAGCTCGGGCCTCGCATCTGGAGCGAGCCGTCCGAGCTCGTCGGCATCGATATGCGAGAATCCGAGCAACTCAAGCTGCTCGAGTCCTTCGCCGCGCGGTTCAAGCATGAGTACGGCGCGATAGAGCGCGTACCGAGCCGCGATGCTCCGCCGCGCTTCTACATGGAGAATCCGTTCTTCGGTCCCGTCGACGCGGAGATCTTGCACTGTATGATCCGCAGCGAACGACCGAAGCGGATCATCGAGATCGGCTCGGGGTTCTCGACGCTTCTCGCCAAGGAGGCGCTCGACCTCAACGCGCGCGACGGATCTCCAGGCCGCCTCGATTCGTACGACCCCGCGCCGCCGCCGATGCTCGCACCGATCGCCGGCGAACGCGTCTCGATCAACGTCTCGCGTGCGGAAGACATCCCGCTCGACACCTTCGATAGGCTAGGCTCGGGCGACATACTCTTCATCGATTCGACGCATGTCGTCCGGATCGGCGGCGACGTCTGCTACGAGCTGCTCGAGATAGTGCCGAGATTGCGCGTAGGCGTCCTCGTCCACTTCCACGACATCTTCATGCCGGCGCAGTATCCCAAGGACTTGGTGATGCGCGAAAGATTCTTCTGGACGGAGCAATATCTGCTCCAGGCGTTTCTCGCGTTCAACGACTCGTTCCGGGTCCTGTGGGGCAGCAGCTTCATGAGCTCGCGACATCCGGATGCGACCGGCGAGGCGTTCCCGTCGTTCGAATCAGGCCGCGGACACGTCGGCGGGAGCCTTTGGCTGCGCCGCGTGTCCTAG
- the mfd gene encoding transcription-repair coupling factor, translating into MAHIARYLARTLRDTDAFAALVRACRQGASVDIREVFGGAHPFVVSALWRELGGCVFAWTATADAADRFASDCSFYLEDEGSPVRVLRPRDDEPHALANPAERSARLETLAALAAGAPGIYCISQAAMRQPLWDPDAFRAATLTLRVGDERAWEALLVSLVELGYERVDVVDAVGEFAVRGGIIDIFASTAQAPVRLEFFGDRIESMRAFALHDQRSTGAVDSLAIAPWRDEASESGRCALEYVARRIVVLDDPAAISAIEDALARERDDATVLAADLEVEVDAGERSRSISTEGRAKLGAGDESDPAPRAIPFEVLVALTASHPVVSFATTLGDVRVARAADTHVVIASQPAPAFGRSMGEFAKEVIRRSGAGETVAVVSVAHRRVREVLAEHDISLSPVPAETRASDKHGAVIVVEGTLDAGFELTRHGIVVIGDFELFGHAARRHKLRAAKEGVPLTEADLKVGEFFVHANHGIGQYLGLEKITIDGFDRDFVMLKYLGEDRLYVPTDHMHLIRKYVAGDGATPRLSRMGGSDWARTKSRVRETVEKIAEGLVQLYAEREMAKGHAFAADSPWQAELEESFPYDETPDQRAAIDAVKEDMEKPRPMDRLVCGDVGYGKTEVAIRAAFKAIMDRRQVAVLAPTTVLAAQHFRNFTERFSAFPVKSALLSRFRTREQQKESLRGLLDGSIDIAIGTHRLLQKDVGFSRLGLVVVDEEQRFGVMHKERLKELRRSVDVITLSATPIPRTLHMSMLGVRDLSLIRTAPVNRMAIKTVVTPTSDALIAQALRAELDRGGQVYFVHDRIETIHGVAAAVQRLAPRARIRVGHGQMREGELETVMIDFVEGRFDVLVSTTIIENGLDIPNVNTIIINNADRFGLAQLYQLRGRVGRSAHQAYAYFLYQPHRSLSETASARLEAIREFSHLGSGLQLAMRDLEIRGAGNLLGRQQHGFIAAVGFDGYCQILQEAVAKLRDQPMPDDEPPPVLDIPVSAYIPSDYVQGASQKIAFYQRLAAARTIEEIDMVSDELRDRFGAFPEEVDALLELSRVRVLAAGKGVTKLALEQRRLTLDVGRRFSLSENALDALTSLTRGNFRFTQGAIVAHLPTRGDGGDGRLTTVRAIVAAL; encoded by the coding sequence TTGGCGCACATCGCCCGCTACCTCGCTCGCACGCTGCGCGACACCGACGCGTTCGCGGCGCTCGTCCGCGCATGCCGCCAGGGCGCCAGCGTCGACATCCGCGAGGTCTTCGGCGGCGCGCACCCGTTCGTCGTATCCGCCCTTTGGCGCGAGCTTGGCGGCTGCGTGTTCGCTTGGACGGCGACGGCGGACGCAGCCGATCGCTTCGCGAGCGACTGTTCCTTTTATCTCGAAGACGAAGGTTCGCCCGTCCGCGTGCTGCGGCCGCGCGACGACGAGCCACATGCGCTCGCAAATCCGGCGGAGCGCAGCGCGCGGCTCGAGACGCTGGCGGCACTCGCTGCCGGTGCACCCGGGATATACTGCATCTCGCAGGCGGCGATGCGACAGCCGTTATGGGATCCAGATGCGTTCAGAGCGGCGACGCTTACGCTGCGTGTCGGAGACGAACGCGCGTGGGAAGCGCTGCTCGTCTCGCTCGTCGAGCTCGGCTACGAGCGGGTCGACGTCGTCGACGCGGTCGGCGAGTTCGCGGTCCGCGGCGGCATCATCGACATCTTCGCATCGACCGCGCAGGCGCCGGTCCGCCTCGAGTTCTTCGGCGATCGCATCGAGTCGATGCGGGCGTTCGCGCTGCACGATCAGCGGTCGACCGGTGCGGTCGATTCCCTCGCCATCGCACCGTGGCGCGACGAGGCGAGCGAGAGCGGGCGCTGCGCGCTCGAATACGTGGCGCGGCGCATCGTCGTCCTCGACGATCCGGCGGCGATCAGCGCGATCGAAGATGCGCTCGCGCGCGAGCGCGACGACGCCACCGTCCTCGCCGCCGATCTCGAGGTCGAAGTCGACGCCGGGGAGCGGTCGAGATCTATCTCGACCGAGGGCCGAGCGAAGCTCGGCGCCGGCGACGAATCCGATCCAGCTCCACGCGCGATTCCGTTCGAAGTCCTTGTCGCGCTCACGGCATCGCATCCGGTCGTTTCGTTCGCGACGACGCTCGGCGACGTACGCGTCGCGCGAGCTGCGGACACCCATGTCGTCATCGCCTCTCAGCCGGCGCCGGCATTCGGGCGCAGCATGGGAGAGTTCGCCAAGGAGGTGATCCGCCGGTCAGGAGCCGGCGAGACGGTCGCCGTCGTTTCCGTCGCACACCGGCGCGTGCGTGAGGTCCTCGCCGAACACGATATATCGTTATCGCCGGTGCCGGCCGAAACTCGAGCGAGCGACAAGCATGGTGCGGTGATCGTCGTCGAGGGCACGCTCGATGCGGGCTTCGAGCTCACTCGTCACGGCATCGTCGTGATCGGCGACTTCGAACTCTTCGGACACGCCGCCCGGCGCCACAAGCTTCGAGCAGCGAAGGAAGGCGTGCCGCTCACCGAGGCCGATCTCAAAGTCGGCGAGTTCTTCGTCCATGCGAACCACGGCATCGGACAATACTTGGGACTCGAGAAGATCACGATCGACGGCTTCGACCGCGACTTCGTCATGCTCAAATATCTCGGGGAAGACCGCTTATACGTCCCGACCGATCACATGCATCTCATCCGCAAGTACGTCGCGGGCGACGGCGCCACGCCCCGGCTTTCGCGCATGGGCGGCAGCGATTGGGCGCGGACGAAATCGCGCGTGCGCGAAACGGTCGAGAAGATCGCCGAGGGGCTCGTGCAGCTCTACGCGGAGCGAGAGATGGCGAAGGGTCACGCGTTCGCCGCCGATTCGCCGTGGCAAGCCGAGCTCGAAGAGTCGTTCCCATACGACGAGACGCCGGATCAACGCGCGGCGATCGACGCGGTCAAGGAAGATATGGAAAAGCCGCGGCCGATGGACAGACTCGTGTGCGGCGACGTCGGCTACGGAAAGACTGAAGTCGCGATCCGCGCGGCGTTCAAGGCGATCATGGATCGGCGCCAGGTCGCGGTGCTCGCACCGACGACGGTGCTCGCCGCGCAGCATTTCCGCAACTTCACCGAACGCTTCTCCGCCTTTCCGGTGAAGAGTGCGCTCCTATCGCGTTTCCGGACGCGCGAGCAGCAGAAGGAATCGCTCCGCGGCCTGCTCGACGGCTCGATCGACATCGCGATCGGCACGCACCGCCTCCTGCAGAAGGACGTCGGCTTCTCGCGTCTCGGTCTCGTCGTCGTCGACGAAGAGCAGCGCTTCGGCGTCATGCATAAAGAGCGCCTCAAGGAATTGCGCCGCAGCGTCGACGTCATCACGCTCTCGGCCACGCCGATACCGAGGACGCTCCACATGTCGATGCTCGGCGTGCGCGACCTATCGCTCATCCGGACGGCGCCCGTCAACCGCATGGCGATCAAGACCGTCGTCACCCCCACGAGCGACGCGCTCATAGCGCAGGCGCTGCGGGCCGAACTCGACCGAGGCGGACAGGTATACTTCGTCCACGACCGCATCGAGACGATCCATGGCGTCGCGGCGGCCGTGCAGCGGCTCGCGCCGCGAGCTCGTATCCGCGTCGGGCACGGTCAGATGCGCGAAGGCGAACTCGAGACGGTCATGATCGACTTCGTCGAAGGACGCTTCGACGTACTCGTGTCGACGACGATCATCGAGAACGGGCTCGACATACCGAACGTGAACACGATCATCATCAACAACGCCGATCGGTTCGGACTCGCGCAGCTCTATCAGCTGCGAGGACGCGTCGGACGAAGCGCGCATCAGGCGTACGCGTACTTCCTCTATCAGCCGCATCGCTCGCTTTCCGAGACCGCTTCGGCCCGGCTCGAAGCGATCCGCGAGTTCTCGCATCTCGGCTCCGGTCTGCAGCTTGCGATGCGCGATCTCGAGATACGCGGAGCGGGCAATCTGCTCGGACGTCAACAACATGGCTTCATCGCGGCCGTCGGCTTCGACGGCTATTGCCAGATATTGCAAGAGGCGGTCGCGAAGCTTCGCGATCAACCGATGCCCGACGACGAACCCCCGCCGGTGCTCGACATCCCGGTGAGCGCATACATCCCGTCGGATTACGTCCAAGGCGCGAGTCAGAAGATCGCGTTCTATCAGCGGCTCGCGGCCGCGCGAACGATCGAAGAGATCGATATGGTGTCAGATGAATTGCGGGACCGATTCGGGGCGTTTCCTGAAGAAGTCGACGCACTGCTAGAGTTGTCGCGCGTGCGTGTCCTGGCCGCCGGGAAAGGAGTCACAAAACTCGCGCTCGAACAGCGGCGGCTGACGCTCGACGTCGGGCGGCGATTTTCCTTATCCGAAAACGCGCTTGATGCGCTGACGTCCCTCACCCGGGGCAACTTCAGATTCACCCAAGGCGCAATAGTGGCGCACTTGCCGACGCGTGGTGACGGCGGCGACGGACGGCTCACGACCGTTCGCGCGATCGTCGCAGCGCTCTGA
- a CDS encoding sugar transferase has translation MTVPASVALLERPAPPPPSLAQRRAFWRQARRQVPRTWIVAKRAFDVCASVLLLVVLAPLMAIIAIAVMIASPGPAFFSQVRIGKDGRPFRFFKFRTMIDGAHLLHERVLRFNECDGPALKIANDPRMHALGPLLRRASLDELPQLWNVLRGDMSLVGPRPALPAEVEGYEPHYFVRQSVMPGLTGLWQVSGRANVPFRRWMAMDVWYARNWNPVVDLVLLLRTVPAVVRRDGAW, from the coding sequence ATGACGGTCCCCGCATCCGTCGCCCTCCTCGAGCGACCGGCACCGCCGCCGCCGTCGCTCGCGCAGCGGCGGGCGTTTTGGCGGCAAGCGCGCCGGCAAGTGCCGCGCACGTGGATCGTGGCGAAACGCGCCTTCGACGTCTGTGCAAGTGTGCTGCTGCTCGTCGTGCTAGCCCCGCTCATGGCGATCATCGCGATCGCGGTCATGATCGCATCGCCCGGTCCGGCGTTCTTCTCGCAAGTGCGCATCGGCAAGGATGGCCGGCCATTCCGCTTCTTCAAATTCCGGACGATGATCGACGGCGCCCACCTGCTTCACGAACGTGTGTTGCGCTTCAATGAATGCGACGGCCCAGCTCTCAAGATCGCGAACGATCCGCGCATGCACGCCCTCGGACCGCTGCTCCGGCGCGCCAGCCTCGACGAACTGCCGCAGCTATGGAACGTGTTGCGCGGCGACATGAGCCTTGTCGGACCGAGGCCTGCGCTGCCGGCGGAGGTCGAGGGTTACGAGCCGCACTATTTCGTGCGCCAGTCGGTCATGCCCGGGCTTACCGGCCTCTGGCAAGTGAGCGGCCGTGCGAACGTGCCCTTCCGCCGATGGATGGCGATGGACGTGTGGTACGCTCGGAATTGGAACCCGGTCGTCGATCTAGTGCTGCTCCTCCGCACGGTGCCCGCCGTCGTGCGCCGCGACGGGGCGTGGTAA
- the mazG gene encoding nucleoside triphosphate pyrophosphohydrolase has product MPTLSIVGLGPSDAALLTLGSLERLERARRVVVCSTPPALVEYLKTRGVKIEAAPFDAAALLRGVGDAVSAAASYAAAGDAAIGVPGHPLIDFPGLPHLLRELAARGVDVDIVPGVPRSALSAAASAPLLPLPPVAIHHTWEELVEIMTRLRACCPWDREQTHESLLPYLVEEAHEVVEAVDERDPKKLYEELGDLLLQIVFHSQIAAERGQFTVADVIDALANKMIRRHPHVFGDASISTSQEQMRSWELIKTQEAAIKHRESLLDGIPKSLPSLLGSQRIQEKAATVGFDWPRAEGVVDKLDEEVRELHVALDSGETAHIREELGDVLFTIVNLARRLGVDAEAALRAANAKFRERFASMERMAGGGATALAGRSLEDLDVLWKRAKDHEAGQVP; this is encoded by the coding sequence ATGCCCACGCTGTCCATCGTCGGACTAGGACCGAGCGATGCCGCGCTTCTCACGCTCGGTTCACTCGAGCGTTTGGAACGCGCGCGGCGCGTCGTCGTATGCTCGACGCCGCCGGCGCTCGTCGAGTATCTCAAAACGCGCGGCGTCAAGATCGAAGCCGCTCCGTTCGACGCGGCCGCGTTATTGCGTGGCGTCGGTGACGCCGTTTCGGCCGCGGCGTCGTATGCAGCCGCCGGCGATGCCGCAATCGGCGTTCCCGGACATCCCCTCATCGACTTCCCCGGCCTCCCGCATCTGTTGCGCGAGCTCGCCGCACGCGGCGTCGACGTCGATATCGTCCCCGGCGTGCCGCGCTCGGCTCTCTCGGCCGCGGCATCGGCGCCGCTTTTGCCGCTGCCGCCCGTCGCGATCCATCACACGTGGGAAGAGCTCGTCGAGATCATGACCCGGCTGCGCGCGTGCTGTCCGTGGGATCGCGAACAGACGCATGAGTCGCTCTTGCCGTACCTCGTCGAAGAGGCGCACGAGGTCGTCGAGGCCGTCGACGAACGCGATCCGAAAAAGTTGTACGAAGAGCTCGGCGACTTGCTCTTGCAGATCGTCTTCCATTCGCAGATCGCGGCCGAGCGCGGCCAATTCACGGTCGCCGACGTCATCGACGCGCTCGCGAACAAGATGATCCGCCGTCACCCGCACGTGTTCGGCGACGCGAGCATCTCGACGTCGCAGGAGCAGATGCGGTCGTGGGAGCTCATCAAGACCCAAGAGGCGGCGATCAAACATCGGGAGTCGCTCCTCGACGGCATCCCGAAGAGCTTGCCCTCGCTCCTCGGATCGCAACGCATCCAAGAGAAGGCGGCGACGGTCGGCTTCGACTGGCCCCGCGCCGAAGGCGTCGTCGACAAGCTGGACGAGGAAGTCCGCGAACTGCACGTCGCTCTCGACAGCGGCGAGACCGCGCATATCCGCGAGGAGCTCGGCGACGTGCTCTTCACGATCGTCAATCTCGCCCGCCGCCTCGGCGTCGACGCGGAAGCGGCACTGCGCGCCGCGAACGCGAAGTTCCGCGAGCGGTTCGCCTCGATGGAACGCATGGCGGGCGGCGGCGCGACCGCGCTCGCCGGGCGAAGCCTCGAGGACCTCGACGTCTTGTGGAAGCGCGCGAAAGATCATGAGGCTGGACAAGTTCCTTAA
- a CDS encoding peptidylprolyl isomerase: MKYRFATLALAAAGIALSLVASACSAEDKTLVSANGYKVTKGELDAKLEKQPVAGQVLRGMVEQDLVFQYAKDHNITVTDADVDAKITDIKARLSDTQLQQALQQQGMTEQDLRDILRQQLIIKAAVDATIHVSDKQLNDYLAQNHSLLDQQAQVRARHILVGTLATAQMIEAKLKSGGDFAKLAAQYSTDPGTKDKGGELGFFTKGAMVKEFSDAAFAMKPGQTSAPVHSPYGWHIIQVEETKPAMVATVANSRQKILDNMLSAQEQTQYPAFMDKIMQGSNISVQDPQFADTFPSPQPSPAASAPQPSGK; this comes from the coding sequence ATGAAGTACCGTTTCGCGACGCTGGCCCTCGCGGCCGCCGGCATCGCACTGTCGCTCGTGGCGTCCGCTTGTTCGGCCGAAGACAAGACGCTCGTGTCCGCCAATGGCTACAAGGTCACCAAAGGCGAGCTCGACGCGAAGCTCGAGAAGCAACCGGTCGCAGGCCAAGTGCTGCGCGGCATGGTCGAGCAAGACCTCGTTTTCCAGTACGCCAAGGACCACAACATCACGGTGACGGACGCCGACGTCGACGCGAAGATCACCGACATCAAGGCGCGCCTTTCCGACACGCAGCTGCAACAAGCGCTCCAGCAGCAGGGCATGACGGAGCAAGACCTTCGCGATATCCTGCGCCAGCAGCTGATCATCAAAGCGGCCGTCGACGCGACGATCCACGTCAGCGACAAGCAGCTGAACGACTACCTCGCGCAAAACCATTCGCTGCTCGACCAGCAGGCGCAAGTCCGCGCTCGTCATATCCTCGTCGGAACGCTTGCGACCGCCCAGATGATCGAGGCGAAGCTCAAGAGCGGCGGCGATTTCGCGAAGCTCGCGGCGCAATACTCGACCGACCCTGGGACGAAGGATAAGGGCGGCGAGCTCGGTTTCTTCACGAAAGGCGCGATGGTCAAGGAGTTCTCCGACGCGGCGTTCGCGATGAAACCGGGCCAGACGAGCGCACCGGTGCACAGCCCGTACGGCTGGCACATCATCCAGGTCGAGGAGACGAAGCCCGCGATGGTCGCGACGGTCGCGAACTCGCGCCAGAAGATCCTCGACAACATGCTCTCGGCGCAAGAGCAGACCCAGTACCCGGCGTTCATGGACAAGATCATGCAGGGATCGAACATATCGGTTCAAGATCCGCAGTTCGCCGATACGTTCCCCTCACCGCAGCCGTCGCCGGCTGCCAGCGCACCGCAGCCCTCGGGCAAGTGA
- a CDS encoding RNA-binding S4 domain-containing protein, whose amino-acid sequence MRLDKFLKVSRLAKRRTAAKEALDAGRIELDGHAVKPSHQVKAGDELLIHYASRDVRVRITAVPDRPGARVKPETLYDILSDERVAGPGL is encoded by the coding sequence ATGAGGCTGGACAAGTTCCTTAAAGTATCGCGTCTTGCGAAACGCCGTACGGCAGCGAAGGAAGCGCTCGACGCCGGACGGATCGAGCTTGACGGCCACGCCGTGAAACCATCGCATCAGGTGAAGGCCGGCGACGAGCTCCTCATCCACTACGCGTCGCGAGATGTTCGCGTGCGCATCACGGCGGTTCCCGATCGACCGGGTGCGCGCGTCAAGCCGGAAACGCTCTACGACATCCTTTCTGACGAACGCGTCGCCGGTCCGGGCCTTTGA